A genome region from Anastrepha obliqua isolate idAnaObli1 chromosome 4, idAnaObli1_1.0, whole genome shotgun sequence includes the following:
- the LOC129244428 gene encoding uncharacterized protein LOC129244428, whose protein sequence is MILISTLIGNWEKLTISGHANLVVLMFLFMVCAFEVVLLKLTTTGSSTVNVFGRSDADDDDSSEYEEDIYYEDLRNNYEHWARRQMRYRHRIQRQEQEMLHQFYAQQQQRRQEANIC, encoded by the coding sequence ATGATACTCATCTCTACGCTAATCGGCAACTGGGAAAAACTAACAATCAGCGGTCATGCCAATCTGGTGGTGCTGATGTTTCTCTTCATGGTTTGCGCCTTTGAAGTGGTCCTGCTGAAGTTGACCACTACCGGCTCCAGCACAGTCAACGTATTTGGGCGCAGCGATGCGGATGATGATGATTCGAGTGAGTACGAGGAGGATATTTACTATGAAGACTTGCGCAACAATTATGAACACTGGGCTCGAAGGCAAATGCGTTATCGGCATCGAATACAGCGGCAGGAACAGGAAATGCTGCATCAATTTTatgcacaacaacagcaacgacGACAAGAAGCAAATATTTGCTAG